In Vespa velutina chromosome 1, iVesVel2.1, whole genome shotgun sequence, the genomic stretch attttggaCTGTATAAAATAAGTACTTTTCCGTACAAAGAACAATTCGATTATGATTTCGTCCATGCACGGTTTAATTATTCTGTTCCTTTATGCATTGAAGATACGCTGTCATCAGAATATATGATATTGTGCTAGCAGCGCATAAATCACTACccatataattaatgtaacaataatagaAACAAGAAATATCGTTTTAAGTATATGCCAGGGACTTTCAGGTACACCACGAGTTCCCCAGTTTCTGCAACCACTATTTTGACATGGTATACTTCCTGGTTGCACAACAGTCAACGTTGCGACATTCTTCTTCGGTGCGATCACATCCACTTCTTTCAATTCCATTACATTGGTACTTCGAACattcgttttcatttcttcaaatatcgacgaattattgttgtttatctgtaagtgaaagaaaagcaaatattTGTTAACATTTAACCATttgttagatatatatcttatataaattctttattttttttgcgaGAGATTGAAAGCGGTGTTTACATCTGTTTATAGATTTATAGACTTAATAAGTTTATAGATTTTTACAAAAGACATCTAAACTATTGTTCAGCTATTGctgaatgatatttttttgtaagataCGCTGCAATTCAAAAGTAGAACaagtaaaatgtataaaaaaatttttttttcaatgacgaTATTACGGGAGTATCGATCAAAAATGCAATTCCCAACGATATTCTAAGAATCATaattgaaagaaggaaatcgGATTACGTGGGTATCtggtatttgtttttttcgagGAAGAAATTCTTCTTCTGGAATTGGTGCTGGTTGATAGACCGAGGTCATTATTTCAGTTGGGTCAAAGTATGGGTAATCCCACCCAGTTTTAGATGACGACATTGTCATCATCTGTTAACAAAATTATGTACCAACGAAGAAGTCAATTTGTAAGTCGATTTAAAagtttgattataattattatacgccATATAATTTATGCgccattaaataaatttcgcatataatagaaaatattcaaaccaaaataaaaaaaagtagaagaaaaggaaattaaaaacaggaaacaaatatatataaatatgcatacTTAAAATTATGATGTCCAACACCAACAATTCGCGTAACCTTacgatttcaaatatttccaatatttttattgtattactaTACTGCGAATAAGTATGCATTAGCATACATCTCTAAATTATTGATACTTTGCAATgttatcgaaaatttataaCTGGGTAACTTATTACGTTCGCTATAACTATAAGAATCTTCAAAGGTTGacaataattcaatattaatttttaagttctATAATGATGTCAAAATgaattcgatctttttttgttcgatgCTATATTTTgtgtcttttcttttgtagtttttacatatttttcttgtatttttttttacatgttaTTATTGTCTGTATACAGAATGAATCTACACttcgaaaaagaatgataagactttttttatattatattatatttcattatttatatcacataaatagtgttaaatattaatcgatctataaattttaataattcattggatgttttttatcatttttttctggagtataaacatatatacatatttttgtcaaatatatatatacatgtaatcaCAAAATAGGATAAATCACAATAGATATCTTCCTTAGTTTTATATCGCTTtacatacctatgtatatcgttttaataaaaaacaaggtCGATAATTTGGATAAATCCTTTAGATAGTCTACAAATCAcctaataatttaattgagtGGCAAAAGTAAACATTGgacgatattaaaaacatttctatTAGCATCGTAATGATGTTcacattttttatcaaattttcatttcttttatgatcTGAGGTCAAT encodes the following:
- the LOC124955870 gene encoding uncharacterized protein LOC124955870 isoform X3, which codes for MMTMSSSKTGWDYPYFDPTEIMTSVYQPAPIPEEEFLPRKKQIPDTHINNNNSSIFEEMKTNVRSTNVMELKEVDVIAPKKNVATLTVVQPGSIPCQNSGCRNWGTRGVPESPWHILKTIFLVSIIVTLIIWVVIYALLAQYHIF
- the LOC124955870 gene encoding uncharacterized protein LOC124955870 isoform X2, with protein sequence MQKQTMMTMSSSKTGWDYPYFDPTEIMTSVYQPAPIPEEEFLPRKKQIPDTHINNNNSSIFEEMKTNVRSTNVMELKEVDVIAPKKNVATLTVVQPGSIPCQNSGCRNWGTRGVPESPWHILKTIFLVSIIVTLIIWVVIYALLAQYHIF
- the LOC124955870 gene encoding uncharacterized protein LOC124955870 isoform X1; translation: MKCFRIFFKHTWHPQQMMTMSSSKTGWDYPYFDPTEIMTSVYQPAPIPEEEFLPRKKQIPDTHINNNNSSIFEEMKTNVRSTNVMELKEVDVIAPKKNVATLTVVQPGSIPCQNSGCRNWGTRGVPESPWHILKTIFLVSIIVTLIIWVVIYALLAQYHIF